The Helianthus annuus cultivar XRQ/B chromosome 16, HanXRQr2.0-SUNRISE, whole genome shotgun sequence genome includes a window with the following:
- the LOC110917775 gene encoding uncharacterized protein LOC110917775, whose product MAAIDQNEEDEEIEFQNNNLAIVPTTLATIESLTFPLVQEVVLLADFRCKSCQDRVAEIVSKLNGEAESMEISLMEKKVTITLSRRHTKWAKMSEHELQPISIYKNRANKYSLVKRMFCSSSS is encoded by the exons ATGGCTGCCATTGATCAGAATGAAGAAGACGAAGAAATCGAGTTCCAAAACAACAACTTGGCCATTGTTCCAACCACACTTGCCACCATTGAATCCTTAACCTTCCCTCTT GTTCAAGAAGTTGTTCTTTTAGCCGATTTTCGATGCAAAAGTTGTCAAGATAGAGTAGCTGAAATAGTTTCCAAATTAAATG GTGAAGCGGAGTCTATGGAGATTAGTTTGATGGAAAAGAAGGTAACGATCACCTTGTCACGTAGGCATACAAAATGGGCCAAAATGTCGGAACATGAACTTCAACCAATATCGATCTACAAAAACCGAGCAAACAAATACTCTCTAGTGAAAAGGATGTTTTGCTCTTCTTCTAGCTGA
- the LOC110920305 gene encoding uncharacterized mitochondrial protein AtMg00810-like, producing MWNEKLVSVLIEFEFVQSKCDTSLFIKNVNNVFVVLLVYVDDIVVTGNSLSEIEKVKQRLKTKFLIKDLGVLQYFLGIEVLSCADGICLSQRKYCTDLLTEYGMLGCKPVSVPIEQSHVVNNMLNSNSGPLQNVTGYQQLIRKLIYLSHTRPDIAYAVHVLSQYMHSPTSGHLKLAFNLLRYLKSAPGQGLLFTKSDSFEIKAFVDSDWAKCLTSRKSVTGYCVFLGNCLVSWKSKKQSTVSRSSAEAGYRSMCAAGCEIVWIKNLLSELQVDVTVPISLFCDNKAAISIAANPVFHDRTKHFEIDLFFLRDLISKGVLKCVGVKSENQVADLFTKGVLVKIHNMLCKELKLFDVFK from the coding sequence ATGTGGAATGAGAAACTGGTTAGTGTGTTAATTGAATTTGAGTTTGTACAAAGTAAATGTGATACTTCTCTGTTCATAAAGAATGTGAATAATGTGTTTGTTGTTTTATtagtatatgttgatgacattgttGTTACTGGAAACTCCTTGTCTGAAATTGAGAAAGTTAAACAAaggttaaaaacaaagtttttaattaAAGATCTTGGTGTGTTACAATATTTTCTAGGCATAGAGGTTTTGTCATGTGCTGATGGTATATGCTTGTCACAAAGAAAATACTGCACTGACTTGTTGACTGAGTATGGGATGTTAGGGTGTAAACCTGTTAGTGTTCCCATAGAACAAAGTCATGTGGTCAATAATATGCTAAATAGTAATTCTGGTCCTTTACAAAATGTAACTGGTTATCAACAACTAATTAGAAAACTAATCTACTTGTCTCACACTAGGCCTGATATAGCCTATGCTGTGCATGTTTTAAGTCAATATATGCACAGTCCTACTAGTGGTCATTTAAAACTTGCATTTAACTTGCTGAGGTATTTAAAATCTGCACCTGGTCAAGGATTGTTGTTTACCAAAAGTGATAGTTTTGAAATAAAGGCATTTGTAGATTCAGATTGGGCAAAATGTCTGACTAGTAGGAAATCTGTGACTGGTTATTGTGTTTTTTTAGGAAATTGTTTGgtttcttggaaaagcaagaaacagTCTACGGTGTCTAGATCTTCAGCCGAAGCTGGATATAGATCTATGTGTGCAGCAGGCTGTGAAATAGTATGGATTAAAAACTTACTAAGTGAGTTACAAGTAGATGTTACAGTTCCTATTAGTTTGTTTTGTGATAATAAAGCTGCAATATCGATTGCAGCTAATCCAGTTTTTCACGATAGGACCAAACATTTTGAGATTGATTTGTTTTTCTTAAGAGACTTAATTTCAAAAGGTGTTTTAAAATGTGTTGGTGTGAAGTCTGAGAATCAAGTTGCCGACTTGTTCACGAAAGGAGTATTGGTCAAAATACATAATATGTTATGCAAGGAATTAAAACTTTTTGATGTCTTTAAATAA